In a single window of the Agromyces sp. H17E-10 genome:
- a CDS encoding 3-methyladenine DNA glycosylase: MTTLLAAADWRARAAAHAERADALTAGHRARAAAREQHPIEDFLFTYYSYSPSLLRRWHPGPGIELDRAAATERAGWRWYAPGAASGSLVVDREAMTAEKGPMLASVERMLRLTARRAGSFGCFGLHEWAMVYRQGAHRHPVPLRLGQAATDQVVEAHELRCTHIDAFRFFTPDAVPRNRFEPTRESQPQLEQPGCLHANMDVYKWAVKLGPLVPGELLLDAFELARDIRFLDMQASPYDMEPWGGEPVRIETPEGKAEYVRRQRGFAERANGLRRSILDAAFATPTLAALPVG, encoded by the coding sequence ATGACCACCCTGCTCGCCGCCGCCGACTGGCGCGCCCGCGCCGCGGCGCACGCCGAGCGGGCCGACGCGCTCACGGCCGGTCATCGCGCACGGGCTGCGGCGCGAGAGCAGCACCCGATCGAGGACTTCCTCTTCACGTACTACTCGTACTCGCCGAGCCTGCTGCGCCGCTGGCACCCGGGTCCCGGCATCGAGCTCGACCGCGCAGCGGCCACCGAGCGCGCGGGCTGGCGCTGGTACGCGCCGGGCGCGGCATCCGGCTCGCTCGTGGTCGATCGCGAGGCGATGACGGCCGAGAAGGGCCCCATGCTCGCGTCGGTCGAGCGCATGCTGCGGCTCACGGCGCGGCGCGCCGGCTCGTTCGGATGCTTCGGGCTGCACGAGTGGGCGATGGTCTACCGCCAGGGCGCGCATCGGCACCCCGTGCCGCTGCGACTCGGCCAGGCCGCGACCGATCAGGTCGTCGAGGCGCACGAGCTGCGCTGCACGCACATCGACGCGTTCCGCTTCTTCACGCCCGACGCGGTGCCGCGCAACCGCTTCGAGCCGACCCGCGAGTCGCAGCCGCAGCTCGAGCAGCCCGGTTGCCTGCACGCCAACATGGACGTCTACAAGTGGGCGGTGAAGCTCGGTCCGCTCGTGCCCGGCGAACTCCTGCTCGACGCGTTCGAGCTCGCCCGCGACATCCGCTTTCTCGACATGCAGGCGTCGCCCTACGACATGGAGCCGTGGGGCGGCGAGCCCGTGCGCATCGAGACGCCCGAGGGCAAGGCCGAGTACGTGCGCCGGCAACGCGGGTTCGCCGAGCGCGCGAACGGCCTGCGGCGCAGCATCCTGGATGCCGCGTTCGCGACGCCCACTCTGGCGGCGCTGCCGGTCGGGTGA
- a CDS encoding DUF1905 domain-containing protein, with translation MEFDFSGELWFWRGPAPWHFVTVPPAACDDLAAVAPLVSYGWGMVPATVRIGGSEWPTALWPKDGGYIVPVKAWVRAAESLEVGDLVEVRLTVGAP, from the coding sequence ATGGAGTTCGACTTCAGCGGCGAGCTGTGGTTCTGGCGGGGCCCCGCGCCGTGGCACTTCGTGACCGTCCCGCCCGCCGCGTGCGACGACCTCGCCGCGGTCGCTCCGCTCGTCAGCTACGGCTGGGGCATGGTGCCGGCGACGGTGCGCATCGGCGGCAGCGAGTGGCCGACCGCGCTCTGGCCGAAGGACGGCGGCTACATCGTGCCCGTCAAGGCGTGGGTGCGCGCCGCCGAGTCGCTCGAGGTCGGCGACCTCGTCGAGGTGCGGCTGACGGTCGGAGCGCCCTGA
- a CDS encoding ATP-dependent DNA ligase has protein sequence MLLEELVTTSDAVGSTRSRLAKVDALAALLRRLEPDEIAPAVGFLVAKPRQGRVGVGWRGLAAAVDATPAADEPSLTVDDLNAALDRLAGAGGAGSSGDRARELAELLGRATDREQHFIGGVLLGELRTGALEGVLTDAIARAADRPGDVVRRAAMLSGDLGETARLALTGSEAELEAVELVVGRPVLPMLAATAATPTAAIELTGEASVEYKLDGARIQVHRNGDDVRVFTRNLADVTHRLPEVVEVVRGLPVRDVILDGETLSLDEDGAPRPFQETMSRFGAEHARETVLHPWFFDVLHVDGRDLLDEPLAIRLAELERIAPAHRIPGEVTADPEVAERVSAEALAAGQEGVVVKAIGSPYAAGRRGSSWVKVKPVHTYDLVVLACEWGSGRRTGWLSNLHLGALDPDGEYGEPGGYVMVGKTFKGLTDELLRWQTERFQEIEVRRTPHTVWVEPITVVEIAIDGVQRSSRYPGGIALRFARVKGYRDDKRPGDADTIQTLRALLRG, from the coding sequence GTGCTGCTCGAAGAGCTCGTCACCACATCCGATGCCGTCGGGTCGACCCGTTCGCGCCTCGCGAAGGTCGACGCCCTCGCGGCGTTGCTGCGCCGCCTCGAACCCGACGAGATCGCGCCCGCGGTCGGGTTCCTCGTCGCCAAGCCACGACAGGGTCGGGTGGGCGTCGGGTGGCGCGGACTCGCCGCAGCGGTCGACGCGACGCCCGCGGCCGACGAGCCCTCGCTCACGGTCGACGACCTCAACGCAGCCCTCGACCGGTTGGCCGGGGCCGGCGGCGCGGGGTCGTCGGGCGACCGCGCCCGCGAGCTCGCCGAGCTGCTCGGCCGCGCGACCGATCGCGAGCAGCATTTCATCGGCGGAGTGCTGCTCGGCGAGCTCCGCACCGGCGCGCTCGAGGGCGTGCTCACCGACGCGATCGCCCGAGCCGCCGACCGGCCGGGCGACGTCGTGCGCCGCGCCGCGATGCTGTCGGGCGACCTCGGCGAGACCGCACGGCTCGCGCTCACCGGTTCCGAGGCCGAACTCGAGGCGGTCGAGCTCGTCGTCGGGCGGCCCGTGCTGCCGATGCTCGCGGCGACCGCGGCGACGCCGACGGCCGCGATCGAGCTCACGGGCGAGGCATCCGTCGAGTACAAGCTCGACGGCGCGCGCATCCAGGTGCACCGCAACGGCGACGACGTGCGCGTCTTCACCCGCAACCTCGCCGACGTGACCCACCGGCTGCCCGAGGTCGTCGAGGTCGTTCGGGGCCTGCCGGTCCGCGACGTCATCCTCGACGGCGAGACGCTCTCGCTCGACGAAGACGGCGCGCCGCGGCCGTTCCAAGAGACGATGTCGAGGTTCGGCGCCGAGCACGCGCGAGAGACCGTGCTGCATCCCTGGTTCTTCGACGTGCTGCACGTCGACGGTCGTGACCTGCTCGACGAACCGCTCGCGATCCGGCTCGCCGAGCTCGAGCGCATCGCGCCGGCCCATCGCATCCCGGGCGAGGTGACGGCCGACCCCGAGGTCGCCGAACGAGTCTCGGCCGAGGCGCTCGCCGCAGGCCAGGAGGGCGTCGTCGTCAAGGCGATCGGCTCGCCGTACGCGGCGGGCCGGCGCGGGTCGAGCTGGGTCAAGGTCAAGCCCGTGCACACGTACGACCTCGTCGTGCTCGCGTGCGAGTGGGGCTCGGGGCGGCGCACCGGCTGGCTCTCGAACCTGCACCTCGGCGCGCTCGACCCCGACGGCGAGTACGGCGAGCCGGGCGGCTACGTCATGGTCGGCAAGACGTTCAAGGGGCTCACCGACGAGCTGCTGCGCTGGCAGACCGAGCGATTCCAAGAGATCGAGGTGCGCCGCACCCCGCACACGGTCTGGGTCGAGCCGATCACGGTCGTCGAGATCGCGATCGACGGCGTGCAGCGGTCGAGCCGGTACCCGGGCGGCATCGCCCTGCGCTTCGCGCGCGTGAAGGGCTACCGCGACGACAAGCGGCCGGGCGACGCCGACACGATCCAGACGCTGCGCGCGCTGCTGCGCGGCTGA
- a CDS encoding ABC transporter substrate-binding protein, with product MAISRTARRALTIAATAALAVGTLAACSPSGGGTEASGSADDLDAALEQGGELTYWSWTPSAEAQVAAFEKAYPNVDVELVNAGTNTEEYTKLQNAIKAGSGAPDVVQIEYYAIPQFALSDSLVDLSQYGLDSLEDEYSASTWGSVNVGGKLVGLPQDSGPMALFYNQAVFDQYGIEVPTTWDEYVAAAEKLHAADPTKYITSDTGDSGFTTSMIWQAGGRPFATDGTDVTIDFADEGTKKWTGVWNQLIENDLVAPIPGWSDEWYKGLGDGTIASLVIGAWMPGVLESSVADAAGDWRVAPMPTYDGTPVASENGGGGQSVVKQSKNPALAAAFLRWLNSDPESISIFLEKGGFPSTTADLEDPDFVGYESEYFGGQKINEVLTQASKDVSSGWQYLPYQVYANSIYGDTVGQAYANKTSLDDGLAAWQEQLVDYGNEQGFTVNQ from the coding sequence ATGGCCATCTCACGCACCGCGCGTCGCGCGCTGACGATCGCCGCCACCGCCGCGCTCGCCGTCGGCACGCTCGCCGCCTGCTCCCCGAGCGGCGGCGGCACCGAGGCATCCGGTTCGGCCGACGACCTCGACGCCGCCCTCGAGCAGGGCGGCGAGCTCACCTACTGGAGCTGGACCCCGAGCGCCGAGGCGCAGGTCGCGGCCTTCGAGAAGGCGTACCCGAACGTCGACGTCGAACTCGTCAACGCGGGCACCAACACCGAGGAGTACACGAAGCTGCAGAACGCGATCAAGGCCGGCTCGGGCGCCCCCGACGTCGTGCAGATCGAGTACTACGCGATCCCGCAGTTCGCCCTCTCCGACTCGCTCGTCGACCTGTCGCAGTACGGTCTCGACAGCCTCGAGGACGAGTACAGCGCCTCGACGTGGGGCTCGGTCAACGTCGGCGGCAAGCTCGTCGGCCTGCCGCAGGACTCGGGCCCCATGGCCCTCTTCTACAACCAGGCCGTCTTCGACCAGTACGGCATCGAGGTGCCGACGACGTGGGACGAGTACGTCGCCGCCGCCGAGAAGCTGCACGCCGCCGACCCGACGAAGTACATCACGAGCGACACCGGCGACTCGGGCTTCACGACGAGCATGATCTGGCAGGCCGGCGGTCGCCCCTTCGCGACCGACGGCACCGACGTCACGATCGACTTCGCCGACGAGGGCACGAAGAAGTGGACCGGCGTCTGGAACCAGCTCATCGAGAACGACCTCGTCGCACCGATCCCCGGGTGGAGCGACGAGTGGTACAAGGGCCTCGGCGACGGCACCATCGCGTCGCTCGTGATCGGCGCCTGGATGCCGGGCGTGCTCGAGTCGAGCGTCGCCGACGCGGCCGGCGACTGGCGCGTCGCGCCGATGCCGACCTACGACGGCACGCCCGTCGCCTCGGAGAACGGCGGCGGCGGACAGTCGGTCGTCAAGCAGTCGAAGAACCCGGCGCTCGCCGCGGCCTTCCTGCGCTGGCTCAACAGCGACCCCGAGTCGATCTCGATCTTCCTCGAGAAGGGCGGCTTCCCCTCGACGACCGCCGACCTCGAGGACCCCGACTTCGTCGGCTACGAGTCGGAGTACTTCGGCGGCCAGAAGATCAACGAGGTGCTGACGCAGGCCTCGAAGGACGTCTCGAGCGGCTGGCAGTACCTGCCGTACCAGGTCTACGCGAACAGCATCTACGGCGACACCGTCGGCCAGGCCTACGCGAACAAGACGAGCCTCGACGACGGCCTCGCCGCCTGGCAGGAGCAGCTCGTCGACTACGGCAACGAGCAGGGCTTCACGGTCAACCAGTAG
- a CDS encoding aldo/keto reductase yields MRIEQLGDDEVRTLIGTARDAGIDFFDHADIYGETLHACERRFAEAMQLSSSEREQVTLQTKCGIVKDGPYFDFSYEHIMESVDGSLAALETDYLDILLLHRPDALVEPDEVARAFDELEASGKVRAFGVSNHTPSQIELLRRSVRQPIVANQLQLSITHAPIIAQGISANMQGFWQSTMLDGGVVDYCRMNGITIQAWSPLQAGFFNGVFLGSADYPELNAAIDRLAEKYDVTPIAIATAWITRHPANMQVVLGTTNPTRVADAAAGSAVPLTRPEWYELFRAAGYQVP; encoded by the coding sequence ATGCGCATCGAGCAGCTCGGCGACGACGAGGTGCGCACCCTCATCGGCACGGCCCGCGACGCGGGCATCGACTTCTTCGACCACGCCGACATCTACGGCGAGACGCTGCACGCGTGCGAGCGACGGTTCGCCGAGGCGATGCAGCTCTCGTCGTCCGAGCGCGAGCAGGTCACGCTGCAGACGAAGTGCGGCATCGTGAAGGACGGTCCGTACTTCGACTTCTCGTACGAGCACATCATGGAGTCGGTCGACGGCTCGCTCGCGGCGCTCGAGACCGACTACCTCGACATCCTGCTGCTGCACCGGCCCGACGCCCTCGTCGAGCCCGACGAGGTCGCCCGCGCGTTCGACGAGCTCGAGGCATCCGGCAAGGTGCGCGCCTTCGGCGTCTCGAACCACACGCCGAGCCAGATCGAGCTGCTGCGCCGCTCGGTGCGCCAGCCGATCGTCGCGAACCAGCTGCAACTGTCGATCACGCACGCGCCGATCATCGCCCAGGGCATCTCGGCGAACATGCAGGGCTTCTGGCAGTCGACGATGCTCGACGGGGGAGTGGTCGACTACTGCCGCATGAACGGCATCACGATCCAGGCGTGGTCACCGCTGCAGGCGGGCTTCTTCAACGGCGTCTTCCTCGGGTCGGCCGACTACCCCGAGCTCAACGCGGCCATCGACCGGCTCGCCGAGAAGTACGACGTCACGCCCATCGCGATCGCCACCGCGTGGATCACCCGACACCCCGCGAACATGCAGGTCGTGCTCGGCACGACGAACCCGACGCGCGTCGCCGACGCCGCAGCCGGTTCGGCGGTGCCGCTCACGCGCCCCGAGTGGTACGAGCTGTTCCGCGCCGCGGGCTACCAGGTGCCCTGA
- a CDS encoding glycoside hydrolase family 35 protein — protein sequence MTAPSRFAIGESDFELDGRPHRVIAGALHYFRVHPDLWADRIRKARLMGLNTIETYVAWNAHEPRRGEWSAEGGLDLGRFLDLVAAEGLHAIVRPGPYICAEWDNGGLPAWLLRDPVVGVRRSEPRYLAAVGEYLRRVYEIVAPRQVDAGGPVVLVQIENEYGAYGADKAYLQHLVDVTRDAGITVPLTTIDQPVPQMLADGSLPGLHLTASFGSRSVERLAALREFQPRGPLMCMEFWCGWFDDWGSHHHTTDVAASAAELDALLAAGASVNVYMFHGGTNFGLTNGANDKGRYAPITTSYDYDAPLDEAGHPTEKFFAFREVIAKYAPVPDEVPPAATTAPVLEAPLRHGPALLDVAERLGDAVDVESMPTFDELDHDGGVVVFSTTIDHDGPATLTIGDEVRDRCWALVDGVPVGVLARDAHERAIRIADPRGRLTLVVEDQGRVNYGRRIGEPKGLVGGVQLAGRELTGWRATPLDLDRVPALAAETVAGSADAPGVESVVGPSLAIAEFDLDEPTDLFIDTAGWGKGIAWINGFMLGRYWRRGPQQTLYVPGPVVRSGRNTVVVLEFESFADPTVRLVAGPALGHTEI from the coding sequence GTGACCGCCCCTTCCCGCTTCGCCATCGGCGAGTCCGACTTCGAGCTCGACGGCCGGCCGCACCGCGTCATCGCGGGCGCACTGCACTACTTCCGGGTGCACCCCGACCTGTGGGCCGATCGCATCCGCAAGGCGAGGCTCATGGGGCTCAACACGATCGAGACGTACGTCGCCTGGAACGCCCATGAGCCCCGGCGGGGCGAATGGAGCGCCGAGGGCGGGCTCGACCTCGGCCGGTTCCTCGACCTCGTCGCCGCCGAGGGACTGCACGCGATCGTGCGGCCGGGGCCGTACATCTGCGCCGAGTGGGACAACGGCGGCCTGCCCGCGTGGTTGCTGCGCGATCCCGTCGTCGGTGTGCGCCGGTCGGAGCCGCGCTATCTCGCGGCCGTTGGCGAGTACCTGCGTCGTGTCTACGAGATCGTCGCGCCCCGGCAGGTCGACGCGGGCGGACCGGTCGTGCTCGTGCAGATCGAGAACGAGTACGGAGCGTACGGCGCCGACAAGGCCTACCTGCAGCACCTCGTCGACGTCACGCGCGATGCGGGCATCACCGTGCCGCTCACGACGATCGATCAGCCGGTGCCGCAGATGCTCGCCGACGGCAGCCTGCCCGGACTCCACCTCACCGCGTCGTTCGGCTCGCGCTCGGTCGAACGGCTGGCCGCGCTCCGCGAGTTCCAGCCGCGCGGGCCGCTCATGTGCATGGAGTTCTGGTGCGGCTGGTTCGACGACTGGGGCTCGCACCACCACACGACCGATGTCGCGGCGTCGGCGGCCGAGCTCGACGCGCTGCTCGCGGCGGGCGCCTCGGTCAACGTCTACATGTTCCACGGCGGCACGAACTTCGGGCTCACGAACGGAGCGAACGACAAGGGTCGGTACGCCCCCATCACGACGAGCTACGACTACGACGCACCGCTCGACGAGGCGGGGCATCCGACCGAGAAGTTCTTCGCCTTCCGCGAGGTCATCGCGAAGTACGCCCCCGTGCCCGACGAGGTGCCGCCTGCGGCGACCACGGCGCCCGTGCTCGAAGCGCCGTTGCGCCACGGACCGGCCCTCCTCGACGTGGCCGAGCGGCTCGGCGACGCCGTCGACGTCGAGTCGATGCCGACGTTCGACGAACTCGACCATGACGGCGGAGTGGTCGTGTTCTCGACGACGATCGACCACGACGGTCCGGCGACGCTCACGATCGGCGACGAGGTGCGCGACCGGTGCTGGGCGCTCGTCGACGGTGTGCCGGTCGGCGTGCTGGCGCGCGATGCGCACGAGCGGGCGATCCGCATCGCCGACCCCCGCGGTCGGCTGACGCTCGTGGTCGAAGACCAGGGCCGCGTGAACTACGGCCGACGCATCGGCGAGCCGAAGGGGCTCGTCGGCGGCGTGCAGCTCGCGGGTCGCGAGCTCACCGGCTGGCGGGCCACGCCGCTCGACCTCGACCGGGTGCCGGCGCTCGCCGCAGAGACGGTCGCGGGCTCCGCGGATGCTCCCGGCGTGGAGTCGGTCGTAGGCCCGTCGCTCGCGATCGCCGAGTTCGACCTCGACGAGCCGACCGACCTCTTCATCGACACGGCGGGCTGGGGCAAGGGCATCGCCTGGATCAACGGGTTCATGCTCGGTCGGTACTGGCGGCGCGGGCCGCAGCAGACGCTCTACGTGCCGGGCCCCGTCGTTCGTTCGGGCCGCAACACGGTCGTCGTGCTCGAGTTCGAGTCGTTCGCCGACCCGACGGTGCGGCTCGTGGCGGGGCCGGCGCTCGGGCACACCGAGATCTGA
- a CDS encoding SDR family oxidoreductase: protein MKIAVAGGTGTVGRHVVDVARERGHEVVVLTRSAGVDVITGQGLAAALRGVEAVVDTSNLVTLDAKKAERFFTTGSRNLLAAEAAASVRHHVLLSIVGIDRAPYGYYAAKVAQERVVEQGDVPWTIQRATQFHEFAAQMLDGMSFAGLHLAPKLRTAPVAAREVGERLVAVAEAGPAGHVADLAGPREERLEEMIRKLARARALRGPVIAVSMPGKQFAAMRSGATLPGPDAVRARQTFDEWVAGTPVAE from the coding sequence ATGAAGATCGCCGTCGCCGGAGGAACCGGAACGGTCGGACGCCACGTCGTGGACGTCGCCCGGGAACGCGGACACGAGGTCGTCGTCCTCACGCGGTCGGCCGGCGTCGACGTGATCACGGGGCAGGGACTCGCCGCGGCATTGCGAGGCGTCGAGGCGGTCGTCGACACGAGCAACCTGGTGACGCTCGACGCGAAGAAGGCCGAACGGTTCTTCACGACCGGATCGCGCAACCTGCTCGCCGCCGAGGCCGCCGCGAGCGTGCGTCACCACGTGCTGCTCTCGATCGTCGGCATCGACCGGGCACCGTACGGCTACTACGCCGCGAAGGTGGCGCAGGAGCGCGTCGTCGAGCAGGGCGACGTGCCGTGGACGATCCAGCGCGCGACCCAGTTCCACGAGTTCGCGGCGCAGATGCTCGACGGCATGTCGTTCGCGGGCCTGCACCTCGCGCCCAAGTTGCGCACCGCGCCCGTCGCGGCACGAGAGGTCGGCGAGCGGCTCGTCGCGGTCGCCGAGGCGGGGCCGGCCGGGCACGTGGCCGATCTCGCCGGTCCGCGCGAGGAGCGGCTCGAGGAGATGATCCGCAAACTCGCCCGGGCGCGGGCGCTTCGCGGGCCGGTGATCGCCGTGTCGATGCCGGGCAAGCAGTTCGCGGCGATGCGTTCGGGCGCGACGCTGCCCGGCCCCGACGCGGTGCGCGCCCGGCAGACGTTCGACGAGTGGGTGGCTGGAACCCCGGTGGCCGAGTAG
- the sigJ gene encoding RNA polymerase sigma factor SigJ, with product MPEAPTAPTDARDAEVEAERPALVGLAYRMLGTVADAEDAVQEGFARWYRMPLEERDAIERPGAWLMRVVSRVCLDQLGSARHRHERYVGEWLPEPLPTADAARFAVRSADDPLDRAMLDESVSTALLVVLESLTPAERVAFVLHDVFAMSFAEIAEVVGRTPAACRQLAASARRHVRERREGVVSRERHDEVVRAFVAAAGSGRLDSLISLLDPDVVLVSDGGGFATAARRRVLGPDHVARFVAGILTQRGPALEWSLHETADGLTLAFGEEGVVDTVAVVEVRGDRVSQTWIMRNPEKLRRWNAPPVS from the coding sequence ATGCCCGAAGCGCCCACCGCCCCCACCGACGCGCGCGATGCCGAGGTCGAGGCCGAACGCCCGGCCCTCGTGGGCCTCGCCTACCGCATGCTCGGCACGGTCGCGGATGCGGAGGACGCGGTGCAGGAGGGCTTCGCCCGCTGGTATCGGATGCCGCTCGAGGAGCGCGACGCGATCGAGCGACCTGGCGCCTGGCTCATGCGGGTGGTGAGCCGCGTCTGCCTCGACCAGCTCGGGTCCGCCCGCCACCGGCACGAACGCTACGTCGGCGAGTGGCTGCCCGAACCGCTGCCGACGGCGGATGCCGCGCGCTTCGCGGTGCGCTCGGCCGACGACCCCCTCGACCGCGCGATGCTCGACGAGTCGGTCTCGACGGCGCTGCTCGTCGTGCTCGAGTCGCTGACGCCCGCCGAGCGCGTCGCGTTCGTGCTGCACGACGTGTTCGCCATGTCGTTCGCCGAGATCGCCGAGGTGGTCGGCCGCACGCCGGCGGCGTGCCGGCAGCTCGCCGCCTCCGCCCGCCGGCATGTCCGCGAACGCCGCGAGGGCGTCGTGAGCCGCGAACGCCACGACGAGGTCGTGCGCGCGTTCGTCGCCGCAGCCGGATCGGGGCGGCTCGATTCGCTGATCTCGCTGCTCGACCCCGACGTGGTGCTCGTCTCCGACGGCGGCGGGTTCGCGACGGCGGCGCGCCGGCGCGTACTCGGGCCCGATCACGTGGCCCGTTTCGTCGCCGGCATCCTCACGCAGCGGGGGCCGGCGCTCGAGTGGTCGCTGCACGAGACCGCCGACGGCCTCACGCTCGCGTTCGGCGAGGAGGGCGTCGTCGACACGGTCGCCGTCGTCGAGGTGCGGGGCGACCGGGTCTCGCAGACCTGGATCATGCGCAACCCCGAGAAGCTGCGGCGCTGGAACGCACCACCCGTATCCTGA
- a CDS encoding carbohydrate ABC transporter permease: MSTLTEAMTTADASGRGRARASRRPRRSTSALRPRKSIAFTVLMSLLALYALVPLAWLVINSTKTQAGLFSSFGLWFDDDFVFFQNVWETLTYRDGIFVRWLGNTLLYVVVGAGGATLLATLAGYGLAKFRFAGRRAIFAVVLGAIAVPGTALAVPTFLMFSQLGLTNTPWAVIIPSLISPFGLYLIWVYAVDSVPTEILEAARMDGAGEFRTFFTITIRLLAPGIVTVLLFTVVATWNNYFLPLIMLSDPTWYPLTVGLNQWSAQASGVAAQPIYNLVITGSLLTIIPIVVAFLGLQRFWQSGLSAGSVKQ; this comes from the coding sequence ATGAGCACGCTCACCGAGGCGATGACGACGGCGGATGCCTCGGGCCGAGGCCGCGCCCGGGCGTCGCGCCGCCCCCGCCGCAGCACCTCGGCGCTGCGCCCGCGCAAGTCGATCGCGTTCACCGTGCTCATGTCGCTGCTCGCGCTCTACGCGCTCGTGCCGCTCGCCTGGCTCGTCATCAACTCCACGAAGACCCAGGCCGGCCTGTTCTCGAGCTTCGGGCTCTGGTTCGACGATGACTTCGTGTTCTTCCAGAACGTCTGGGAGACGCTCACCTACCGCGACGGCATCTTCGTGCGCTGGCTCGGCAACACCCTGCTCTACGTCGTCGTCGGCGCCGGCGGCGCCACCCTGCTCGCGACGCTCGCCGGGTACGGGCTCGCGAAGTTCCGGTTCGCCGGCCGGCGCGCGATCTTCGCCGTCGTGCTCGGGGCGATCGCCGTGCCGGGTACCGCGCTGGCCGTGCCGACCTTCCTCATGTTCAGCCAGCTCGGGCTCACGAACACGCCGTGGGCGGTCATCATCCCGTCGCTCATCAGCCCGTTCGGGCTCTACCTGATCTGGGTCTACGCGGTCGACTCCGTGCCGACCGAGATCCTCGAGGCGGCCCGGATGGACGGCGCGGGGGAGTTCCGCACGTTCTTCACGATCACGATCCGGCTGCTCGCACCCGGCATCGTCACGGTGCTGCTGTTCACCGTCGTCGCGACCTGGAACAACTACTTCCTCCCGCTGATCATGCTGAGCGACCCGACGTGGTATCCGCTCACGGTCGGCCTGAACCAGTGGAGCGCGCAGGCCTCGGGCGTCGCCGCGCAGCCCATCTACAACCTGGTGATCACGGGGTCGCTCCTCACGATCATCCCCATCGTCGTCGCGTTCCTCGGCCTGCAGCGGTTCTGGCAGTCGGGGCTCAGCGCCGGCAGCGTCAAGCAATGA
- a CDS encoding carbohydrate ABC transporter permease — MRPSSAATAPGASRGAREPGASGAPNAGRTRRRRAGHRNEWKGLAFTAPFLVVFLLVFIAPVVYSIYLSLFREQLIGGNAFVGLDNYLELAVDPQFWDGFGRVVLFLLIQVPIMLGIALVAALAIDSARLHASGFFRIAIFLPYAVPAVVAVLMWGFIYGDQFGLVANLNDWLGSTVFAPFSREFILVSIGNIVTWEFVGYNMLIFYSALRVIPTDLYEAAELDGAGPFRVVTGIKLPALRGAIVIATIFSIIGSFQLFNEPNILRTLAPNIITTFFTPNMYAYNLSFSGQQYNQAATVAIVMGVITAVIAYVVQLRGSRKEER; from the coding sequence ATGCGCCCGAGCTCGGCCGCGACCGCGCCCGGCGCATCCCGCGGGGCACGAGAGCCCGGGGCATCCGGTGCGCCGAATGCCGGCCGCACCCGCCGCCGCCGAGCCGGCCACCGCAACGAGTGGAAGGGCCTCGCCTTCACGGCACCCTTCCTCGTCGTCTTCCTGCTCGTGTTCATCGCCCCGGTGGTCTACTCGATCTACCTCAGCCTGTTCCGCGAGCAGCTCATCGGCGGCAACGCCTTCGTCGGCCTCGACAACTACCTCGAGCTCGCCGTCGACCCGCAGTTCTGGGACGGGTTCGGGCGCGTCGTGCTCTTCCTGCTCATCCAGGTGCCCATCATGCTCGGCATCGCCCTCGTCGCCGCCCTCGCCATCGACAGCGCCCGCCTGCACGCGTCGGGCTTCTTCCGCATCGCGATCTTCCTGCCGTACGCGGTCCCGGCGGTCGTCGCGGTGCTCATGTGGGGCTTCATCTACGGCGACCAGTTCGGGCTCGTCGCGAACCTCAACGACTGGCTCGGCTCGACCGTCTTCGCCCCGTTCTCGCGCGAGTTCATCCTCGTCTCGATCGGCAACATCGTCACCTGGGAGTTCGTCGGCTACAACATGCTGATCTTCTACTCGGCCCTCCGCGTCATCCCGACCGACCTCTACGAGGCCGCCGAGCTCGACGGCGCCGGACCGTTCCGGGTGGTCACCGGAATCAAGCTGCCGGCCCTGCGCGGCGCGATCGTCATCGCGACGATCTTCTCGATCATCGGCAGCTTCCAGCTGTTCAACGAGCCGAACATCCTGCGCACGCTCGCTCCGAACATCATCACGACGTTCTTCACGCCCAACATGTACGCCTACAACCTGTCGTTCTCGGGCCAGCAGTACAACCAGGCCGCGACCGTGGCCATCGTCATGGGCGTCATCACCGCCGTGATCGCCTACGTCGTGCAGCTGCGCGGCTCGCGCAAGGAGGAACGATGA